The following are from one region of the Thermoproteus uzoniensis 768-20 genome:
- a CDS encoding NfeD family protein, which yields MIHSTILLLVLAILLVVLGIFGVIPSALAAALASIFIAIYLWALYTRIKFKPPPPKPPVPLNEKATVVEGLKPEGVVKVGGVYWRALCDGCEAKAGEAVVVVGYRDGVLVVRRCSTQ from the coding sequence ATGATACACTCCACAATCCTACTACTAGTGCTGGCGATCTTGCTGGTCGTGCTCGGCATTTTCGGAGTTATACCGTCGGCGCTGGCCGCGGCTCTCGCCTCTATATTCATAGCGATATACCTCTGGGCCCTATATACGAGGATAAAGTTTAAGCCGCCTCCGCCTAAGCCGCCCGTGCCCCTTAATGAAAAGGCGACGGTCGTGGAGGGGCTTAAGCCAGAGGGCGTGGTCAAAGTCGGGGGAGTATACTGGAGGGCTCTATGCGACGGTTGCGAGGCCAAGGCAGGCGAGGCCGTCGTCGTGGTCGGCTATAGGGACGGAGTCCTGGTCGTGAGGAGGTGTTCTACGCAATAG
- a CDS encoding ArsR/SmtB family transcription factor: MDIDFVLGAKSRVRIIRELYNLSEINTTDLARRLGINYSLLEEHLKVLKEAGIVEEHRIGRIRLVSLRKEPKILQLAKILAELATE; this comes from the coding sequence ATGGACATAGACTTTGTGCTGGGCGCCAAATCGCGCGTGAGGATAATCCGAGAGCTGTACAACTTATCCGAGATAAACACGACCGATTTGGCCAGGAGGCTCGGCATAAACTACAGCTTGCTGGAGGAGCACTTGAAGGTCTTGAAGGAGGCGGGCATAGTGGAGGAGCACAGGATAGGTCGCATACGGCTGGTCTCCCTAAGGAAGGAGCCCAAGATCCTGCAACTGGCCAAGATACTCGCGGAGCTAGCTACTGAGTAG
- a CDS encoding MTH1187 family thiamine-binding protein, whose product MAKMVASLSVTPLGTGSTHLSAYVRAATEVLKEMGVKYRTGAGFTDIELDDYSTLAEILKRVEDKLASMGVKRVDFIIKIDRRMDEELTIEGKISKVERR is encoded by the coding sequence ATGGCGAAGATGGTGGCCAGCCTATCGGTCACTCCTCTCGGCACGGGGTCCACGCATCTATCCGCCTACGTTAGGGCAGCTACAGAGGTCCTGAAGGAAATGGGGGTGAAGTACAGAACAGGCGCCGGCTTCACCGACATAGAGCTCGACGACTACTCGACGCTGGCGGAGATACTCAAGAGGGTTGAGGACAAGCTGGCCTCCATGGGCGTCAAGCGCGTGGACTTCATCATAAAGATAGACAGGAGGATGGACGAGGAGCTCACCATAGAGGGAAAGATATCGAAAGTGGAAAGGCGCTAG
- a CDS encoding anthranilate synthase component II encodes MDLTLIIDNYDSFTYNIVQYVGELGSRPLVVRNDEITPSAVERIRPDRIIISPGPGHPENPRDVGISREVVRLFAPRVPILGICLGHQIIGSVFGAKIRHARTIKHGKTSYIKHMGGPLYAGVPEVFKGMRYHSLVVDEVPGSLVVEAVALDDGELMGLRHAEYNVFGVQFHPESIGTEYGKRILKNFLDRI; translated from the coding sequence ATGGACCTGACGCTCATAATAGACAACTACGACTCGTTCACCTACAACATAGTCCAGTACGTAGGGGAGCTGGGCTCGCGGCCTCTGGTGGTCAGAAACGACGAGATAACGCCGTCAGCCGTCGAGCGGATAAGGCCTGACAGAATCATAATCTCGCCGGGGCCCGGGCATCCCGAGAACCCCCGCGACGTGGGCATCTCGAGGGAGGTGGTGAGGCTCTTCGCGCCGAGGGTGCCCATATTGGGCATATGTCTAGGCCACCAGATAATAGGGTCGGTCTTCGGGGCGAAGATAAGGCACGCCAGGACCATAAAACACGGCAAGACAAGCTACATCAAGCACATGGGCGGTCCGCTGTACGCGGGAGTGCCCGAGGTGTTCAAGGGCATGAGGTACCACAGCCTTGTGGTGGACGAGGTGCCGGGATCGCTCGTCGTGGAGGCCGTGGCGCTGGACGACGGGGAGCTTATGGGACTGCGCCACGCCGAGTATAACGTATTCGGCGTTCAATTCCACCCAGAGTCTATTGGCACCGAGTACGGCAAGAGAATTCTCAAGAACTTCCTGGACAGGATATGA
- a CDS encoding anthranilate synthase component I family protein: protein MVKTPLSELPSPKSLARRLYRSGESFVSLLESGPGFPDRARYTIVAWGVKRYVSVLSNSYEELQRMYRGLEPSGGPFGGEMAIGFVSYDAVVEIEPTLAKYVSADKDFPRALFVVPENVVIYDNLLKRAYVVGKLPAYAEAEPERRPNMGRVLYKTDDAFYKAAVSEALRRIRDGEIFQVVLSRREVFEISGDLFSIYERLTSINPSPYMFFFKFGDIALIGTSPELLVKVEGDVVETHPIAGTRPRGADDREDLRLEDEMLSDEKELAEHMMLVDLARNDVGRISRFGTVKVQELMAVEKYSHVQHIVSRVAGVLDPRYNVVDAIWALHPAGTVSGAPKVRAMEIIGELEDMPRGPYAGGFGLLTPRGGELAIIIRTLIIKGDVARIQAGAGVVYDSTPDREYRETEYKLAHLRAVWT, encoded by the coding sequence GTGGTAAAGACTCCGCTCTCGGAACTGCCCAGCCCGAAATCCTTGGCGCGGCGCTTGTATAGATCCGGCGAGAGCTTCGTGTCGCTTCTGGAGTCGGGTCCCGGCTTCCCCGACAGAGCCAGATACACCATAGTGGCGTGGGGAGTGAAGAGGTATGTGTCGGTCCTATCCAACTCCTACGAGGAGTTGCAGAGGATGTACAGAGGTCTGGAGCCCTCGGGAGGGCCCTTCGGAGGCGAGATGGCGATAGGCTTCGTCTCGTACGACGCTGTTGTGGAGATAGAGCCGACGTTGGCCAAGTACGTCAGCGCGGACAAGGACTTCCCCAGGGCGCTTTTCGTCGTCCCCGAAAACGTGGTGATCTACGACAATCTGCTCAAGAGGGCCTACGTGGTCGGCAAGTTGCCTGCATACGCCGAGGCCGAGCCGGAGAGGCGGCCGAACATGGGCAGAGTCCTCTACAAGACGGACGACGCGTTCTACAAGGCCGCGGTCTCGGAGGCCTTGAGGCGTATAAGGGACGGGGAGATATTCCAAGTCGTGTTGTCGAGGCGCGAGGTGTTCGAGATCTCCGGAGACTTGTTCTCGATCTACGAGAGGCTGACCTCCATCAACCCATCGCCCTACATGTTCTTCTTCAAATTCGGCGACATTGCGCTGATAGGCACCTCGCCCGAGTTGTTAGTGAAGGTCGAGGGCGACGTGGTGGAGACGCACCCGATAGCCGGCACCAGGCCTAGGGGGGCCGACGATAGGGAGGATCTGAGGCTCGAGGACGAGATGCTCTCCGACGAGAAGGAGCTCGCCGAACACATGATGTTGGTGGACCTGGCCCGCAACGACGTGGGCAGGATCAGCAGATTCGGCACCGTGAAGGTCCAGGAGCTGATGGCGGTTGAGAAGTACAGCCACGTCCAGCACATAGTCTCTAGAGTAGCCGGAGTCCTCGACCCGCGCTACAACGTGGTGGACGCGATCTGGGCGCTACATCCTGCCGGCACGGTGTCGGGTGCCCCCAAGGTCAGGGCCATGGAAATAATAGGCGAGCTGGAGGACATGCCCAGAGGCCCGTACGCAGGCGGCTTCGGCCTCTTGACGCCGAGAGGCGGAGAGCTGGCGATAATAATAAGGACGTTGATCATAAAGGGCGACGTCGCCAGGATACAGGCAGGCGCGGGGGTCGTCTACGACTCGACCCCCGATAGGGAGTATAGGGAGACCGAGTACAAGCTGGCCCATCTGAGGGCGGTATGGACCTGA
- a CDS encoding DUF3195 domain-containing protein — protein sequence MAVILATTIGGKEAAIARDLCDCLYGQGDTAVVCEPISPGVFYAKFSDKSVLDRCLSMKYFKAMIKRVELYDGVSDSAPSQGYSRARRVGKYIFIKF from the coding sequence GTGGCCGTGATCTTGGCCACCACTATAGGCGGGAAGGAGGCCGCGATCGCGCGGGATCTTTGCGACTGTCTGTACGGGCAGGGGGATACGGCCGTCGTCTGCGAGCCCATAAGCCCTGGGGTGTTCTACGCCAAGTTCAGCGACAAGTCCGTGCTGGATAGATGCCTATCCATGAAGTATTTCAAGGCGATGATAAAACGGGTGGAGCTCTACGACGGGGTTTCGGACTCGGCGCCTTCCCAGGGCTATTCCAGGGCGAGGAGGGTCGGCAAGTATATATTTATAAAGTTTTAG
- the cobS gene encoding adenosylcobinamide-GDP ribazoletransferase encodes MRRVAPCRPKGGEGAGRCVRALIGFFTVLPVKAELDFSCAWALPYVVAPILGGLSALALIYLGPLPAYLLLLLLTGLNHLDGLADTADALMVRDRERARAALEDPRRGTAGIFAVVAAVALAVNYLRSPWQLIFGEIFSKSLVVVLAAFSKPFKEGLGSAFVNAVRRKWLFATPALALALMAYPSSSLALALSAAAYYIAYKHLGGANGDVLGYLLELSRVAFIAATSAFPLSISFPLW; translated from the coding sequence ATGCGGCGCGTAGCGCCCTGCCGACCTAAAGGCGGGGAGGGAGCCGGGCGGTGCGTAAGGGCGTTGATCGGGTTCTTCACAGTACTGCCCGTCAAGGCCGAGCTCGACTTCTCCTGCGCCTGGGCGTTGCCTTACGTCGTGGCGCCTATCCTGGGCGGCTTGTCCGCGCTGGCCTTAATCTATCTGGGGCCGCTCCCGGCCTACCTCCTCCTGCTTCTGCTGACGGGGCTCAACCACCTCGACGGACTTGCCGACACCGCCGACGCCTTGATGGTGAGGGATAGGGAGAGGGCTAGGGCCGCGCTGGAGGATCCCCGTAGAGGGACCGCCGGGATCTTCGCCGTCGTCGCCGCGGTAGCGCTGGCGGTCAACTATCTAAGGAGTCCGTGGCAGTTGATCTTCGGCGAGATCTTCTCGAAGTCGCTCGTCGTCGTCCTTGCGGCCTTTTCCAAGCCCTTCAAGGAGGGGCTGGGCTCCGCCTTCGTGAACGCCGTGAGGAGGAAGTGGCTCTTCGCAACGCCTGCGCTCGCCTTGGCCTTAATGGCGTATCCCTCCTCCTCACTGGCGCTGGCGCTGTCGGCGGCGGCCTACTATATAGCGTATAAACATCTGGGCGGCGCCAACGGCGACGTGCTCGGCTATCTGCTCGAGCTCAGCAGAGTCGCCTTCATCGCGGCGACTAGCGCCTTTCCACTTTCGATATCTTTCCCTCTATGGTGA
- a CDS encoding indole-3-glycerol-phosphate synthase, whose product MNFLEEVRKSLKYRAERPPPREVPLVDFRKALGDFGIIAEYKRASPSGVIRADLPPWRYFEELAQYVDAFSVLTEPFWFMGDLRFVPLAKRFKPVLAKDFVLDKRQIDVFFGYGADAVLIISEFALDKTVELAEYAKRIGMTPLVEVGDAKTALEVLEYGDYLLGINSRDLRTLDLSFERALNVAEAVAGKADFIIESGINKPGQVEMACRKGARGVLIGTALMREPGLAKELREAVKKC is encoded by the coding sequence ATGAACTTCTTGGAAGAGGTCCGCAAATCGCTGAAGTACAGAGCCGAGAGGCCGCCGCCTAGGGAGGTCCCCCTCGTGGACTTCAGAAAGGCTCTGGGGGATTTCGGCATAATAGCGGAGTACAAGAGGGCGTCGCCGAGCGGCGTAATAAGGGCCGACCTGCCGCCGTGGAGGTATTTCGAGGAGCTGGCCCAGTACGTAGACGCCTTTTCCGTCCTCACTGAGCCGTTCTGGTTCATGGGAGATCTCCGCTTCGTCCCGCTTGCGAAGAGATTTAAGCCGGTTCTGGCAAAGGACTTCGTCCTGGACAAGAGACAGATAGACGTGTTTTTCGGCTACGGCGCAGACGCCGTGTTGATAATATCAGAGTTCGCCCTAGATAAGACCGTGGAGCTCGCAGAATACGCGAAGAGGATCGGGATGACGCCGCTAGTCGAGGTAGGCGACGCGAAGACCGCGCTGGAGGTGCTCGAATACGGCGACTACCTCCTGGGCATAAACTCCCGCGATCTGAGGACGTTGGATCTGTCGTTCGAGAGGGCCCTGAACGTGGCGGAGGCCGTGGCTGGCAAGGCGGACTTCATAATAGAGAGCGGCATCAACAAGCCCGGCCAAGTCGAGATGGCTTGCAGGAAGGGGGCTAGGGGGGTCTTGATCGGCACCGCCTTGATGAGGGAGCCGGGTCTCGCAAAGGAGTTGAGAGAGGCCGTGAAAAAATGCTAG
- a CDS encoding ORC1-type DNA replication protein has protein sequence MRIIVRGDAFSPDFIPPALPHREEQLKQLSAYMRSFLDSPGSFYPRAVLVGRQGSGKTVTLRSFGGSVKPPVKFAYVSCFINRTFTAIVSSLAQQLGIVVPKRGLSRDELVNVFLEQMRDKDLFAIVALDDVFNLAPDAISIFIRMGLETDKLGTHRFGLILVSHTPDFIDALDPSTRGILGKPIVRFPPYTRDQIFDILRQRAEIALAPGSYDEDILDMIADITGAEEGAENKGDARVALDILYRAANNAESDGVSRITPEHVRRASKEVLVGISSDILKGLPLHAKLLLLAIVRALRGGKPYVTFGEVEEMYKVVCEEFGQKPRTHSQLWAYLGELRNKGIVETRLNKKGEGLRGRTTLISIGTEPLDALEKAITSMAIEELR, from the coding sequence ATGAGGATCATAGTCAGGGGCGACGCGTTCAGCCCCGATTTCATACCGCCGGCGCTTCCGCACAGAGAGGAGCAGTTGAAACAACTATCCGCATATATGCGCAGTTTCCTCGATAGCCCGGGCTCGTTCTATCCCAGAGCGGTTCTGGTGGGCAGACAGGGGAGCGGCAAGACCGTCACTCTGAGATCCTTCGGAGGCTCAGTGAAGCCGCCGGTCAAGTTCGCCTACGTCTCCTGCTTCATCAACAGAACCTTCACCGCCATAGTGAGCAGCTTGGCGCAACAGCTAGGAATAGTGGTGCCCAAGAGGGGTCTCAGCAGGGACGAGCTCGTCAACGTGTTTTTGGAGCAGATGAGGGACAAGGACCTCTTCGCCATAGTGGCCCTCGACGACGTGTTTAATCTGGCGCCCGACGCCATCTCGATCTTTATCAGGATGGGCCTCGAGACGGACAAGCTGGGCACCCACAGATTCGGGCTTATCTTGGTCAGCCACACGCCCGACTTCATAGACGCGCTGGATCCCTCCACCCGCGGGATCTTGGGCAAGCCCATAGTGAGGTTCCCGCCCTACACCAGAGATCAGATCTTCGACATATTGAGGCAGAGGGCTGAGATAGCGCTGGCGCCGGGATCCTACGACGAGGATATCCTGGACATGATAGCTGACATCACTGGCGCCGAGGAGGGGGCCGAGAACAAGGGCGACGCCAGGGTGGCGCTCGACATACTCTACAGGGCCGCCAACAACGCCGAGAGCGACGGCGTGAGCAGAATTACGCCTGAACACGTCAGGCGGGCCAGCAAGGAGGTGCTGGTGGGGATCTCGTCGGATATCTTGAAGGGCCTTCCGCTACACGCGAAGTTGTTGTTGTTGGCCATAGTGAGGGCGTTGAGGGGCGGAAAGCCCTACGTCACGTTCGGCGAGGTGGAAGAGATGTACAAGGTGGTGTGCGAGGAGTTCGGGCAGAAGCCGAGGACGCACAGCCAGCTCTGGGCCTATCTAGGGGAGCTCAGGAACAAGGGCATAGTCGAGACTCGGCTCAACAAAAAGGGTGAGGGACTGCGCGGCAGGACTACGCTCATCTCGATAGGCACTGAGCCGCTAGACGCGCTGGAGAAAGCCATAACGTCTATGGCGATCGAGGAGCTACGGTGA
- a CDS encoding DUF2258 domain-containing protein produces the protein MSWRPIENVERDLEKAEEQSALYGGVLVKGGNVVEIRTGVIIAARYADKLRRAAFAAFKNMVKQEEILRAVAELNKSIYDKLIKMGVGKLDIIRITVEARVDGGKLSFGEPVVEWFVPSEKAAELQSQLADCKKTLAELRQRLEEILKAI, from the coding sequence ATGAGCTGGAGACCTATTGAAAACGTAGAAAGGGATTTGGAGAAGGCTGAGGAGCAGTCAGCGCTGTACGGCGGCGTCTTAGTAAAAGGCGGCAACGTGGTGGAGATAAGGACCGGCGTAATCATAGCGGCCAGATACGCGGACAAGCTGAGGCGCGCCGCCTTCGCGGCCTTCAAGAACATGGTTAAGCAGGAGGAGATCTTGAGAGCCGTCGCCGAGCTTAACAAGTCCATCTACGACAAGCTGATAAAGATGGGCGTGGGGAAGCTCGACATAATCAGGATAACCGTGGAGGCCAGAGTAGACGGAGGCAAGCTGTCGTTCGGCGAGCCTGTGGTTGAGTGGTTCGTCCCCAGCGAAAAGGCGGCGGAGCTACAGTCGCAACTAGCCGACTGCAAGAAGACGCTTGCAGAGCTGAGGCAGAGGCTGGAGGAGATCCTCAAGGCGATCTAG
- a CDS encoding class I SAM-dependent methyltransferase: MFYAIALAIALVISLHMLWPHLAGRGAGYGTSSLKAAKKSLELVDVKGKRFYELGCGYGAVLVLASRAGAEVVGVEIDPIRALICKLRCPRCRIMWGDMFKIPLGDADVVYIFQWPSVNERLAAKFNKELRKDALVISYYWEVPDMELVAKDDENKIYIYRPKTL, encoded by the coding sequence GTGTTCTACGCAATAGCGTTAGCCATAGCGCTCGTGATATCGCTCCACATGTTGTGGCCCCATCTAGCCGGCAGAGGGGCCGGCTACGGCACGTCCAGCCTGAAGGCGGCCAAGAAGTCGCTGGAGCTCGTCGACGTTAAGGGCAAGCGGTTCTACGAGCTCGGTTGCGGATACGGGGCCGTGTTAGTGCTCGCGTCTAGGGCTGGGGCCGAGGTGGTGGGAGTCGAGATAGATCCGATCAGAGCGTTGATATGTAAGCTCAGATGCCCGAGATGCCGCATCATGTGGGGCGACATGTTTAAGATACCGCTGGGAGACGCCGACGTCGTGTATATATTCCAATGGCCTTCCGTAAACGAGAGGCTCGCGGCCAAGTTCAACAAAGAGCTTAGAAAAGACGCCTTGGTAATCTCCTACTACTGGGAGGTTCCAGATATGGAGCTTGTGGCTAAGGACGACGAAAACAAAATATACATATATAGACCTAAAACTTTATAA